Proteins from a single region of Gemmatimonadaceae bacterium:
- a CDS encoding S-adenosylmethionine decarboxylase, translating to MSAAFTHLTADLSGVRDEQLRDLPLITGLLIAAVGGAGLSSLAPPALHERPRGGMTAVLLLEPGHLIVHALPDRGRLILDMLTLSTQEPLKALEVFTRRLAPRDVRTEMRAIG from the coding sequence GTGTCCGCGGCCTTCACCCATCTCACGGCCGATCTGTCGGGCGTGCGCGACGAGCAGCTCCGCGATCTGCCGCTGATCACGGGACTGCTCATCGCGGCGGTGGGTGGGGCCGGGCTGTCGTCGCTCGCCCCGCCGGCGCTGCACGAGCGGCCGCGCGGCGGGATGACCGCCGTGCTGCTGCTCGAGCCCGGCCATCTGATCGTGCACGCGCTCCCCGACCGCGGCCGGTTGATCCTGGACATGCTCACGCTATCCACCCAGGAGCCGCTCAAGGCCCTGGAGGTGTTCACGCGCCGGCTCGCGCCGCGCGACGTGCGCACCGAGATGCGCGCCATCGGGTAG
- a CDS encoding DMT family protein, with translation MSPVFQTVGLLILSNTFMTFAWYAHLRNLADRKWYVAAIVSWSIAFFEYMFQVPANRIGYQVMTLGQLKMIQEIVTLSVFVPFAVFYMKQPPRLDFLWAGLCMMGAAYFMFRAA, from the coding sequence ATGTCGCCCGTCTTCCAAACCGTCGGCCTGCTCATCCTGTCGAACACGTTCATGACCTTCGCGTGGTACGCGCACCTGCGGAATCTCGCCGACCGCAAATGGTACGTCGCCGCGATCGTGAGTTGGTCCATCGCATTCTTCGAATACATGTTCCAGGTGCCCGCCAACCGCATCGGCTACCAGGTGATGACGCTGGGCCAGCTCAAGATGATCCAGGAGATCGTCACGCTGTCGGTGTTCGTCCCGTTCGCGGTGTTCTACATGAAGCAGCCGCCGCGGCTGGACTTCCTGTGGGCCGGCCTGTGCATGATGGGCGCGGCGTACTTCATGTTCCGGGCGGCGTGA